The following are from one region of the Alicyclobacillus fastidiosus genome:
- a CDS encoding sigma 54-interacting transcriptional regulator: MREMDKQSGHESVEELEQANEDLQLILDSSLDDILVTSGDGIVLSVSQSFANSYRIPPDDLVGKSVLELEKNQIFQPSVTRKVMETKTRHVLLQTTMDEKKMLVTGVPVFGEDGEIRRIVSYSHDVTELLQLRAHLADMQEEMSRVRWELEKLRSRDREMCDLLIASDSIKQLTESISRIAKHDVPVLLLGESGVGKSAFAKFVHRQSDRNSGPFIQVNCGAIPEHLIESELFGYEPGAFTGAAKSGKVGLIELAHDGTLFLDEIGELPLALQVKFLKVLEDKQFRKVGGTKSVHSNFRLVCATNRDMSQMVLEGEFRKDLYYRLNTVEMVIPPLRERPADIMELARHFLHQMCLRHGLDREFGQGVMHHFLSYHWPGNIRELEHVVERAVVLSSGQLIELADLPLSIHSAGNMSTPAVEQLSLPDMLAAYEKRILQDARQKCSTTTQMAAYLGVSQPTIVRKLQKYFST; encoded by the coding sequence ATGCGCGAAATGGACAAACAATCCGGACACGAGTCGGTGGAAGAACTGGAGCAGGCAAACGAGGATTTGCAGTTGATTCTCGATTCTTCACTGGATGACATTTTGGTCACGAGTGGGGACGGGATCGTGCTCAGTGTATCCCAATCGTTTGCGAACTCCTATCGAATCCCACCGGACGACCTGGTAGGGAAGTCTGTGCTCGAGTTGGAGAAAAACCAGATCTTTCAACCCTCAGTGACGCGCAAGGTCATGGAGACGAAAACACGTCATGTTTTGCTTCAGACCACAATGGATGAGAAGAAGATGCTCGTCACCGGCGTCCCCGTGTTTGGAGAGGACGGGGAGATCCGGAGAATCGTCTCCTACTCGCACGATGTCACGGAACTCCTCCAACTCCGTGCGCACCTAGCGGATATGCAAGAGGAGATGTCGCGGGTTCGGTGGGAACTGGAGAAGCTGCGGAGTCGGGATCGGGAGATGTGTGACTTGCTTATCGCAAGTGACTCGATCAAACAACTGACTGAGTCGATCTCGCGCATCGCCAAGCACGACGTACCTGTTCTCTTGCTTGGAGAATCAGGTGTTGGTAAAAGCGCGTTTGCCAAGTTCGTCCATCGGCAAAGTGACAGGAATTCCGGTCCATTTATCCAAGTGAATTGCGGAGCCATCCCGGAACATCTCATCGAGTCTGAATTGTTTGGGTACGAACCTGGCGCTTTCACTGGGGCGGCCAAGTCGGGCAAGGTGGGGCTAATCGAGCTTGCGCACGACGGAACGCTCTTTCTGGACGAGATTGGTGAATTGCCGCTCGCGCTTCAGGTGAAGTTTTTGAAAGTTCTAGAGGACAAGCAATTTCGCAAGGTGGGTGGAACCAAATCGGTACACTCGAACTTCCGACTGGTTTGCGCGACCAACCGAGATATGTCGCAAATGGTCCTCGAGGGCGAGTTCCGCAAGGATTTGTATTACCGTCTGAACACGGTGGAGATGGTGATTCCGCCACTGAGAGAACGGCCTGCAGACATCATGGAGTTGGCCAGGCACTTCTTGCATCAGATGTGTTTGCGTCACGGGCTCGATAGAGAGTTTGGGCAGGGCGTGATGCATCACTTCCTGTCCTATCATTGGCCCGGGAACATTCGGGAACTGGAGCACGTGGTCGAGCGCGCAGTGGTTCTCTCATCTGGCCAGTTGATCGAACTGGCTGACCTGCCGCTGTCCATCCATAGCGCCGGCAATATGTCTACGCCTGCGGTGGAGCAATTGTCCTTGCCGGACATGTTGGCCGCATACGAGAAACGTATCTTGCAAGACGCTCGTCAAAAATGCTCGACCACGACGCAAATGGCCGCGTATTTGGGGGTGAGCCAGCCAACCATCGTTCGCAAATTGCAGAAGTACTTCTCGACGTGA
- a CDS encoding cyclase family protein, whose translation MFKPKKFVDLSLDLSDDTPIYPGDPKPHITVATTIEREGYNLHHVHIGSQSGSHVDAAYHFLASGERIDESDLSLFIGTGLVIPALGKGEQEPIVLDEVEEYVECANPGNIVLFHTGWSRYAGTDKFFSHPYVHIDVIDALLAKGVRTFCIDCINIDITGGDAFPAHDAIAAVQGIIAENLTNFDAIDFRDPLVCLFPLKLVGCDGSPVRAVAMQLESNL comes from the coding sequence ATGTTTAAGCCGAAGAAGTTCGTGGATTTGTCGCTCGATCTCAGCGACGACACGCCGATTTACCCTGGCGATCCGAAGCCGCACATCACCGTCGCCACCACTATCGAACGAGAAGGGTACAATTTACATCATGTGCATATTGGCTCGCAGAGTGGGTCACATGTGGACGCGGCATATCACTTTCTTGCGTCCGGTGAGCGTATCGACGAGTCTGACCTGTCTCTTTTCATCGGTACAGGACTGGTCATTCCGGCGCTCGGCAAAGGGGAACAGGAGCCGATTGTGCTCGACGAAGTCGAGGAGTACGTCGAGTGTGCGAACCCAGGGAATATCGTTCTGTTCCACACAGGGTGGAGTCGATATGCGGGAACGGACAAATTTTTCTCGCATCCATACGTGCATATCGACGTGATCGACGCGCTGTTGGCGAAGGGGGTTCGCACCTTCTGTATCGACTGTATCAACATCGATATCACTGGCGGCGATGCGTTTCCCGCACACGACGCGATTGCAGCGGTTCAAGGGATCATCGCGGAGAATTTGACGAATTTCGATGCCATAGATTTTCGTGATCCACTCGTCTGTCTATTTCCACTCAAGCTCGTGGGATGTGACGGGAGCCCAGTGCGCGCGGTCGCGATGCAACTGGAATCAAATTTGTGA
- the gabT gene encoding 4-aminobutyrate--2-oxoglutarate transaminase, with protein sequence METQTITSKSLLQLHAQYVPKGVSVQNKVVITRAQGARMWDEEGNEYLDFAGGIGVLNVGNAHPEIVEAVTQQAQKLIHTCVHVTLNEPYLQLVEQLCKIAPIVGDKKAMLLNSGAEAVENAIKVAKSYTGRSAVIAFESAFHGRTTLGLSLTSKVHPYKAKFGPFVPEVYRLPFPNLYRKPEGQSAEAFIDESIATLKRAFDTYVDADDVAAIIIEPVQGEGGFVVAPPRYMQALRDICTEHGIVFIVDEIQTGFARTGKLFATEHYEGLNPDIITMAKSMGAGLPISAVVGRPAILDSTEVGGLGGTYGGNPLAAAASLKVIEIMERDELAIRAQHIGERSFAMLRRLQETVPFIGDVRGLGAMVGVEFVRDRASKEPHPELVARISQKCLEKRLITVKAGVYSNVIRLLSPLVITDEELEEGLARLESAMTEAAAEFC encoded by the coding sequence ATGGAGACACAGACCATCACGTCGAAGAGCCTATTGCAACTTCACGCTCAGTACGTGCCGAAAGGCGTTAGTGTACAGAACAAGGTCGTCATCACTCGCGCGCAGGGAGCTCGCATGTGGGATGAGGAGGGCAACGAATACCTGGATTTCGCTGGTGGAATCGGCGTACTCAATGTCGGAAACGCCCATCCGGAAATCGTCGAAGCCGTTACGCAACAGGCGCAAAAGCTCATTCACACCTGCGTTCACGTCACGTTGAACGAACCCTACCTGCAGCTCGTCGAACAGCTCTGCAAGATCGCGCCAATCGTTGGCGACAAGAAGGCAATGCTGCTAAATAGCGGCGCTGAGGCGGTCGAGAACGCGATCAAAGTGGCGAAGAGCTACACAGGCCGTTCGGCGGTCATCGCGTTTGAATCCGCGTTTCACGGCCGGACGACGCTCGGCCTTTCCCTGACGAGCAAGGTTCACCCCTACAAGGCGAAATTCGGACCATTTGTGCCCGAGGTCTACCGCCTGCCATTTCCGAATCTTTACCGCAAACCGGAGGGCCAATCCGCGGAAGCGTTCATCGACGAGTCGATCGCGACGCTCAAGCGGGCGTTCGACACGTACGTGGATGCAGACGACGTAGCCGCCATCATCATCGAACCTGTGCAGGGTGAGGGTGGATTTGTCGTCGCGCCACCGCGCTATATGCAAGCGCTGCGCGACATTTGTACAGAACACGGCATCGTCTTCATCGTCGATGAGATTCAAACGGGTTTTGCACGTACTGGCAAATTGTTTGCTACCGAGCACTACGAGGGGCTGAACCCGGACATCATCACGATGGCGAAATCGATGGGAGCAGGTCTTCCGATCTCGGCAGTCGTGGGTCGGCCAGCCATTCTCGACTCGACAGAGGTAGGGGGACTGGGGGGGACGTACGGTGGAAATCCACTTGCTGCAGCCGCCTCGCTCAAGGTGATCGAAATCATGGAACGCGACGAACTCGCCATTCGCGCTCAGCACATCGGTGAGAGGAGCTTCGCAATGCTTCGTCGCCTGCAGGAGACGGTTCCGTTTATCGGGGACGTTCGCGGTCTTGGTGCGATGGTCGGTGTCGAATTCGTACGCGATCGAGCAAGCAAAGAGCCGCATCCAGAGCTCGTCGCTCGAATCAGCCAAAAGTGTCTTGAGAAGAGGCTGATCACGGTCAAAGCCGGGGTTTACAGCAATGTCATTCGCCTGCTTAGCCCACTGGTGATCACGGATGAGGAGTTGGAAGAGGGACTCGCTCGCCTGGAATCGGCGATGACGGAAGCTGCAGCAGAATTTTGTTGA
- a CDS encoding beta-propeller fold lactonase family protein has protein sequence MSVSAYVTNSEGNTVSRIDVKTNRVVATIRVGTFPQGVAVSPNGRRVYVANTQSNSLSVISTMTNKVIQNIRVGKNPVGVAASPNGHRLYVTNAASNTVSVINSHDFKVRHVIRVGINPEMVAVRPDGKYVYVSNIGSDNVSVIRTATKNVVATIDVGSSPQGIAFSHDSKLAYVANMGSDTVSVINTAANRVIHQIKVGKGPIGVTLSRNGKFLIVSNFNSDSVFIVDTTSLRIVRRIRNNGSAPIGVAMAQAGKLFVVNSAFDNVTLYAVPSGEAIRVVGVGSQPEFIASG, from the coding sequence AATTCAGAGGGAAACACGGTTTCCCGTATTGATGTGAAGACAAATCGAGTCGTAGCGACAATCCGCGTGGGGACCTTCCCTCAAGGGGTAGCCGTTTCACCAAACGGTCGGAGAGTGTACGTGGCAAACACGCAATCAAACTCGCTCTCCGTGATTAGCACAATGACCAACAAGGTGATCCAAAACATTCGGGTTGGTAAAAACCCCGTAGGCGTTGCGGCATCGCCCAACGGACACCGCCTGTACGTTACGAACGCAGCATCCAATACGGTATCGGTCATCAATAGCCATGACTTCAAAGTTCGCCACGTCATTCGGGTCGGTATTAATCCGGAGATGGTAGCCGTTCGACCGGACGGGAAGTACGTCTATGTATCAAACATTGGGTCTGACAATGTATCCGTGATTCGCACCGCTACAAAGAATGTAGTCGCTACGATTGATGTTGGCTCTTCCCCACAGGGAATTGCCTTTTCTCACGACAGCAAGCTCGCGTATGTTGCAAACATGGGGAGCGATACAGTTTCCGTAATTAATACTGCGGCGAATCGCGTGATTCACCAAATTAAGGTTGGCAAAGGACCAATCGGAGTCACACTGTCCCGCAACGGAAAGTTCCTGATTGTGTCCAACTTCAATAGCGACAGTGTTTTCATTGTGGACACAACGTCGCTTCGAATTGTGCGACGCATTCGCAACAACGGCTCTGCCCCTATCGGCGTCGCCATGGCTCAGGCCGGCAAGTTATTTGTGGTAAATTCCGCTTTCGACAACGTTACCCTATACGCTGTTCCGTCAGGCGAAGCCATTCGCGTTGTAGGTGTGGGCTCGCAGCCAGAGTTTATTGCAAGTGGTTAA
- a CDS encoding sigma 54-interacting transcriptional regulator — protein sequence MNYEVFQSLDTPIFWLRNGIVEWMNKSAKSLLHLDTDSFVWEDVYPKLPAGYVFRLHDERQHGFNSVLVECVPDTNPHLLREIEQLRAENSDLERILEASLDEVFVTNAEGVTVRVNETAEQLYGMPRSELIGKSVFELEQQGVFYPSVISIVLQEKRRITILQRTSSGQTLIATANPVFDERGNLVQVVSNAKDITDVRLDGWMADQLKPSTSHQHPLEPTATLVAESDAMKQVLELAGKVAATDATVLILGETGAGKNRLAEYIHQHSARADKAFVSVDCASIPETLVESELFGYERGAFTGANKAGKSGKVELADEGTLFLDEIGELPLSVQGKLLDFVQRRTFTRVGGTRPNTVNTRLITATNRDLWDMVRNGTFRADLYYRLNVIPMTVPPLRCRAADIPKLASSLLRRFSMRHGVPEVKLSPEAHALLLTYEWAGNVRELENVLERISITSPSPLLSANDLRGYLPQLGGPNKEDKRPQDVAPAAQHAQTRPSEASGTSLRERVDEFERSIFADALARHRSTYAIAKALDVSQPTVVRKLKQYRLKS from the coding sequence GTGAATTACGAAGTATTTCAAAGTCTAGATACGCCAATCTTTTGGCTGCGCAACGGGATCGTCGAGTGGATGAACAAATCGGCCAAGAGCCTTCTTCACCTCGATACCGACTCTTTCGTTTGGGAGGACGTTTACCCCAAGCTCCCTGCGGGATATGTGTTTCGACTCCACGATGAGCGACAGCACGGGTTCAACAGCGTGCTGGTCGAATGTGTGCCAGATACCAATCCACACCTGCTGCGCGAAATCGAGCAACTTCGCGCCGAGAACAGCGATTTGGAGCGCATTCTCGAAGCATCACTCGACGAAGTGTTCGTGACCAACGCCGAGGGTGTGACCGTCCGCGTCAACGAGACAGCAGAGCAATTGTACGGAATGCCGCGCAGCGAGTTGATTGGCAAGTCCGTTTTTGAACTGGAGCAGCAAGGCGTCTTTTACCCGTCTGTCATCTCCATCGTCCTCCAAGAGAAACGCCGGATCACCATTCTCCAGCGTACGTCGTCTGGGCAGACGCTGATTGCGACTGCGAACCCCGTCTTCGATGAGCGGGGGAACCTCGTCCAAGTGGTATCCAATGCTAAGGACATCACGGACGTGCGACTCGATGGGTGGATGGCAGATCAACTAAAACCATCGACCAGTCATCAGCATCCTTTGGAACCTACCGCGACGCTGGTCGCCGAGAGTGACGCGATGAAGCAAGTTTTAGAGCTCGCAGGCAAGGTGGCAGCAACCGATGCAACGGTCCTGATTCTTGGCGAGACGGGGGCCGGAAAAAACAGATTAGCAGAATATATCCACCAACACAGTGCGCGGGCCGACAAGGCATTCGTATCTGTGGACTGTGCATCGATTCCGGAAACGCTGGTGGAAAGTGAACTGTTCGGATACGAGCGCGGAGCGTTTACAGGTGCAAACAAAGCAGGAAAAAGCGGCAAAGTCGAACTGGCGGATGAAGGGACGCTGTTTCTTGACGAGATCGGGGAATTGCCCTTGTCCGTGCAAGGAAAGCTGTTGGATTTCGTCCAGCGTCGGACGTTTACGCGCGTAGGCGGAACCAGGCCGAACACGGTCAACACCCGGTTGATCACCGCGACCAATCGCGATCTCTGGGACATGGTCCGAAACGGGACGTTTCGAGCCGATTTGTACTACCGACTGAACGTCATCCCGATGACCGTCCCTCCTTTGCGATGCCGCGCAGCAGATATTCCGAAGCTCGCGAGCAGTTTGTTGCGCCGATTCTCCATGCGTCACGGCGTACCCGAAGTGAAGTTGTCACCAGAGGCACACGCACTCCTTTTGACGTACGAATGGGCGGGAAACGTCCGTGAATTAGAGAATGTCTTAGAGCGCATCTCCATCACAAGTCCATCTCCACTGCTCAGTGCGAACGATTTACGCGGTTATTTGCCACAGCTTGGTGGACCCAACAAGGAGGACAAGCGGCCGCAGGACGTCGCGCCAGCGGCACAGCATGCCCAAACGCGGCCTTCCGAGGCGTCAGGGACTTCACTGCGAGAGCGCGTGGACGAGTTCGAACGGTCCATCTTCGCCGACGCACTCGCGCGCCATCGATCGACGTACGCCATCGCCAAGGCGTTAGACGTGAGTCAACCAACAGTCGTTCGAAAGCTGAAGCAGTACCGTCTGAAGTCGTAA
- a CDS encoding helix-turn-helix domain-containing protein, whose product MKHIYSNMLSIHEVASILQVPVVTAYDMAQKCIFPSIQLDRRILVSKYELSVWLLGYQRKGELIDGQQNAPRIAQGPSYVQSPRSFT is encoded by the coding sequence GTGAAACACATCTATTCAAACATGTTGTCTATCCACGAAGTAGCTAGCATTCTCCAAGTTCCGGTCGTGACCGCATACGACATGGCACAAAAGTGCATTTTCCCCTCCATCCAACTCGACAGGCGAATTCTCGTGTCGAAGTACGAATTGTCGGTCTGGCTTCTGGGCTACCAGCGAAAAGGAGAACTCATCGACGGCCAGCAGAACGCACCGCGTATCGCCCAAGGTCCGTCCTACGTGCAGTCTCCGCGGAGTTTCACATGA
- a CDS encoding aspartyl-phosphate phosphatase Spo0E family protein — protein sequence MTETTIRDNIELLRTQMVRVAEEQGSLTHPDVLAISERLDVLICEAQAERFHSYRTNMKKRTMVRPLWASFYRYKSRIERLARMYM from the coding sequence GTGACAGAGACGACAATTAGAGACAATATTGAGTTGTTGAGAACCCAGATGGTACGGGTAGCGGAGGAACAAGGCAGCCTCACACACCCCGATGTGCTCGCGATCAGCGAGCGATTAGACGTCCTCATTTGTGAAGCTCAAGCGGAGCGTTTCCACTCGTATCGCACGAACATGAAGAAAAGGACAATGGTCCGTCCGTTATGGGCGTCATTCTATCGCTACAAATCTCGAATCGAACGCCTTGCCCGCATGTACATGTGA
- a CDS encoding fumarylacetoacetate hydrolase family protein, which yields MKLLNVRVQDDAYELGVLTDEGVLMLTEVAKRFGASAPCTMQEVMEAGETGLASVRQLVSQALENGDVSLFENPEHIQYGPCVTSPEKIICVGTNYQAHAAESNLPTPTSPPLFSKFNNSLAGHGSTISIPPQTQQVDYEVELVIVIGQTAQNVSEEDALSYVFGYATGNDLSARDLQFRTSQWLLGKTLDGFAPIGPYLVTADEVPNPNDLNLECRVNGQLRQSSNTKDMIFHCQYLISYISRHMTLRPGDVIFTGTPEGVILGYPEGERQWLASGDEIVTSVEGLGELRVVLE from the coding sequence TTGAAACTACTGAATGTTCGAGTACAGGATGACGCGTATGAATTGGGCGTGCTCACGGACGAAGGTGTCCTGATGTTAACCGAGGTGGCCAAACGCTTTGGCGCTTCTGCACCCTGCACGATGCAGGAAGTGATGGAAGCGGGGGAAACGGGCCTCGCGAGCGTTCGCCAGCTCGTTTCACAGGCTCTCGAAAATGGTGATGTCTCGCTGTTTGAGAACCCTGAGCACATTCAGTATGGTCCGTGCGTGACGTCGCCCGAGAAGATCATCTGCGTTGGCACCAACTATCAAGCGCATGCAGCGGAATCGAATTTGCCGACGCCGACTTCACCTCCGCTCTTTTCAAAATTCAACAACAGCCTCGCTGGTCACGGGTCTACGATCTCAATTCCACCACAGACACAGCAAGTCGATTACGAAGTGGAGCTCGTTATCGTCATTGGCCAAACTGCGCAGAACGTGTCGGAGGAGGATGCCCTCTCGTACGTATTTGGCTACGCGACTGGCAATGACCTGTCGGCTCGGGACCTGCAGTTCCGAACCTCGCAGTGGTTGCTCGGGAAGACATTAGATGGGTTTGCGCCCATTGGGCCCTATCTTGTGACAGCCGACGAGGTGCCAAATCCAAATGATTTGAACCTGGAATGTCGAGTGAATGGACAGCTTCGGCAGTCATCGAACACCAAGGATATGATTTTTCATTGTCAGTACTTGATCAGCTACATCTCAAGGCATATGACCTTGCGACCAGGGGATGTGATTTTCACGGGGACGCCAGAGGGGGTCATTCTTGGCTATCCAGAAGGTGAGCGGCAGTGGCTCGCGTCGGGTGATGAAATCGTCACGTCGGTAGAAGGCCTTGGTGAATTGCGAGTCGTCCTCGAATAG
- a CDS encoding metallophosphoesterase: MYWFVCAVCVAVGIFYGTFILPTRWLKVERVRIPLNTGLKIVQISDLHVERNRIRPEAIKAVIDQESPDLLCITGDFLDKRNAFVLLVPFLEMLQSTGIKTYAVLGNHDYMLKRPSELVQLLEQFGIRVLINETVELPAAHLVGIDDFDSGHSDEEVLRSVPPGKPIVVMTHDPTLTLFLNHRFDYLFAGHLHGKQFNIPFLFKFKDMGPLAASGVYKGVHATERGTLYISKGVGQSGYNFRFLVRSEITVHEL, encoded by the coding sequence GTGTATTGGTTCGTCTGTGCGGTTTGTGTTGCTGTGGGCATTTTTTACGGGACGTTTATCTTGCCGACCCGTTGGTTAAAGGTCGAACGCGTGCGAATTCCGCTGAACACAGGGCTAAAAATTGTTCAAATCAGCGATTTACACGTCGAGCGGAATCGGATTCGACCGGAGGCGATCAAAGCGGTCATTGACCAAGAGTCTCCGGATCTGCTGTGTATTACCGGCGATTTTCTCGACAAGCGCAATGCCTTTGTCCTCCTGGTCCCGTTCCTCGAGATGCTTCAGTCGACTGGCATCAAGACGTACGCAGTGCTCGGCAACCACGATTATATGTTGAAACGGCCGTCAGAACTCGTTCAACTATTGGAGCAGTTTGGCATTCGGGTCCTAATCAATGAAACGGTGGAACTCCCAGCGGCCCATTTGGTTGGAATCGACGATTTTGATTCAGGTCACAGCGATGAAGAGGTGCTTCGATCCGTTCCCCCGGGAAAGCCAATCGTCGTCATGACTCATGATCCGACGTTAACACTGTTCCTGAATCACCGGTTTGATTACTTGTTTGCAGGGCATCTACACGGGAAGCAGTTCAACATCCCATTCCTCTTCAAGTTTAAGGATATGGGGCCTTTAGCAGCCTCTGGAGTATATAAGGGCGTCCATGCGACGGAGCGCGGTACGCTGTATATCTCTAAGGGTGTAGGTCAATCTGGATATAATTTCCGATTTCTGGTTCGCAGCGAGATCACTGTCCACGAGCTCTAA
- a CDS encoding BMP family ABC transporter substrate-binding protein, whose product MKKRVATVASALALTMLAVGCGTNSTGGTNTTAGGSNTTGNASTTGQGVKVGLVTDTGGLNDNGFNHLAYVGVTNAQKQLGAQASVVQSQSESDYIPNLSKYAAQGYDLVIAVGYLMHDAVEQVAKQYPKTHFMIIDDTITDRPNVVSAVYDSQDAGYLAGAMAGLLEKGNTLPNLNKQNVVGVIGGQSAPPVNNYIAGFQQGFKQEDPSGKVLLSYTNSFTDQSLGSQYAQNQLSQGADIIFPVAGGCGQGAISAVKAANKYAIGVDTNQSYLAPQNIITSATKGVDTSVFDVIQSVKNNTFKSGVQTFGLKGNGVGITPAMKGVPQSVVNEVNQLKQNIVSGKIQVSTTVQK is encoded by the coding sequence TTGAAAAAGAGAGTCGCGACTGTCGCATCTGCATTGGCTTTAACCATGTTGGCGGTCGGCTGTGGCACGAACAGTACAGGTGGTACGAACACGACGGCGGGTGGATCCAACACGACTGGGAACGCCTCCACGACGGGGCAGGGAGTCAAAGTCGGTTTGGTCACAGACACCGGCGGTCTCAACGACAATGGGTTTAACCACCTGGCTTACGTAGGCGTGACCAATGCGCAGAAACAACTTGGCGCGCAGGCGAGCGTCGTGCAATCTCAATCCGAGTCAGATTACATACCGAATTTGAGCAAGTATGCGGCACAGGGGTACGACCTCGTCATCGCCGTTGGCTACCTGATGCACGATGCTGTGGAGCAGGTAGCAAAGCAGTATCCCAAAACGCATTTTATGATCATCGACGATACCATTACGGACAGGCCCAATGTGGTGTCAGCCGTGTATGACTCGCAGGATGCTGGATATCTCGCGGGCGCCATGGCAGGGCTGCTCGAGAAGGGCAATACTTTACCGAACCTGAATAAACAGAACGTGGTCGGCGTCATCGGCGGGCAATCGGCACCTCCGGTCAACAACTATATCGCCGGATTCCAACAAGGGTTTAAGCAGGAAGATCCAAGTGGCAAGGTCCTCCTTTCATACACGAATAGCTTTACGGACCAAAGTTTGGGCAGTCAATATGCGCAAAATCAGTTGTCTCAGGGCGCCGATATCATCTTCCCGGTAGCTGGCGGATGCGGACAGGGTGCTATCAGTGCGGTGAAGGCAGCCAATAAATACGCCATCGGCGTGGATACAAATCAAAGTTACCTGGCTCCGCAAAATATCATCACAAGCGCCACGAAGGGCGTAGACACCTCAGTATTTGACGTGATTCAATCCGTCAAAAACAACACATTCAAGTCAGGAGTTCAGACATTTGGCTTGAAGGGCAATGGCGTAGGTATCACTCCAGCCATGAAGGGCGTACCGCAGAGCGTCGTCAATGAAGTAAATCAATTGAAGCAGAATATCGTCAGTGGAAAAATCCAGGTTTCAACCACCGTTCAAAAATAA
- a CDS encoding APC family permease yields the protein MEREQVTLRRTLTLFPLILFGLAYMAPMIVFGTFGVEDQTTHGLATDAYILALIAMLFTAYSYGRMAKAYPVSGSAYTYVRKSMSSHLGFLIGWVTLLDYFFLPMVIWLIGGVYLSAEIPGVPAWVWIVLFILVTTILNIVGIRISTNVNVMMMAFQFLVIAIFIVLSVEDVLHGMGSGTIVSARPFVSSQFRFPLILAGAAIAGYSFLGFDAVTTMTEETVQPEKTVPRAILLITLVGGVIFIIATYVTQLVYPDYTKFVHADSGASEIAMQIGGHLFTAIFTAGLILAQFSSGISAQSSAARLLYAMGRDTVLPKKFFGRLNERFQTPHLNIVLVGIVGLLALCLTVETSTSFINFGAFSAFAFVNVSVIAHYFFRAGRRKTLLDVLLYFVMPVAGFLFDGWLWLNLDKNALILGAIWLACGVVYLVVLTRGFRRVPPEIHFHSTDDTIGG from the coding sequence ATGGAAAGAGAACAAGTGACACTCCGTAGGACTTTAACGCTATTTCCCTTGATCCTGTTTGGCCTCGCCTACATGGCACCCATGATCGTGTTTGGTACCTTTGGTGTGGAAGATCAGACGACGCATGGGCTGGCTACAGACGCGTACATTCTCGCCTTGATCGCCATGCTCTTTACGGCTTATAGCTACGGGCGCATGGCCAAAGCATATCCAGTCTCTGGGTCTGCCTATACGTATGTGCGCAAGAGCATGAGTTCCCATCTCGGTTTTCTGATCGGGTGGGTGACTCTGCTCGATTACTTCTTTCTTCCGATGGTCATTTGGCTCATTGGTGGCGTTTATCTGTCCGCTGAGATTCCAGGCGTACCTGCTTGGGTGTGGATCGTCTTATTTATTCTCGTCACCACGATCCTAAACATCGTCGGTATTCGAATCAGTACGAATGTGAACGTCATGATGATGGCATTTCAGTTCTTAGTTATCGCAATATTCATAGTTCTGAGCGTGGAGGACGTTCTTCATGGTATGGGGAGTGGCACGATTGTCTCGGCCAGACCTTTCGTCTCCAGTCAGTTTCGGTTTCCACTGATCTTAGCAGGGGCGGCGATCGCTGGGTATTCGTTTCTGGGATTCGACGCGGTGACGACTATGACCGAGGAGACGGTTCAGCCCGAGAAGACGGTTCCGCGTGCTATCTTGTTGATTACACTTGTTGGCGGCGTCATTTTTATCATAGCAACCTATGTGACACAATTGGTGTATCCGGACTACACGAAATTCGTTCATGCCGATTCTGGGGCATCGGAAATCGCTATGCAGATAGGTGGACACCTGTTTACCGCCATCTTCACGGCTGGGCTCATCCTCGCGCAGTTTTCTTCCGGCATTTCCGCACAGTCGAGTGCTGCACGTCTGTTGTATGCGATGGGGCGCGATACGGTATTGCCAAAGAAATTCTTTGGCCGGCTCAATGAACGATTTCAGACCCCACATCTCAATATTGTGTTGGTGGGTATCGTCGGCCTGTTGGCCTTATGCTTGACGGTCGAGACGTCCACCTCGTTTATCAACTTTGGGGCGTTTAGCGCCTTCGCATTTGTCAACGTCTCCGTAATCGCCCATTACTTTTTCCGCGCGGGCAGGCGCAAGACCTTGCTTGACGTCTTGCTTTATTTTGTGATGCCAGTGGCCGGATTCTTGTTCGACGGGTGGCTGTGGCTCAATTTGGACAAAAACGCGCTGATCCTAGGTGCTATCTGGTTGGCTTGCGGGGTTGTGTATCTCGTAGTTCTCACTCGCGGGTTTCGCAGAGTGCCTCCAGAGATCCATTTCCACAGCACGGACGACACCATCGGCGGTTGA